One Magnolia sinica isolate HGM2019 chromosome 2, MsV1, whole genome shotgun sequence genomic window, atttaaaacactggtatcAATGGCTTGTTGGGCATCTCATCTACTTAACAACCACAAGACTGGATATCATTTATCTAGTCAACATTCTTAGTTAATTCATGCATCAGCCTTACCAACCTCATTATGATGCTACTATTAGTGTGTTAAGATATCTCAAGTCTTCTCCTGGTAATGGCACTTTTTAATCCTTCGATAGCTCTCTTCAGTTATCTACTTAGTACAACTCTGACCGTGCCGGTTATCCCAAGACACGACGTTCTACCACAGGATACTTTACGATGCCTAGGCAAAGTCCTATCtcttggaaaaagaaaacaaaaaacaaaacaaaccattGTTTCACAGTCATCTTCTGAGCCAAGTACCGCGCAATAGCCAATGCTACCTGTGAACTCACTAGGCTCAAAATTCTTCTTCGAGATCTTGGCATTCCACATGGCCCGCTTATGTGCCTTTATTGTGATAACCAAGCAGCCCTTCACATAACAAACAATCTCATTTTTCATTAAAGGACCAAACATATTGAGATTGATTGTCATCTTGTTTGTGAAAAGATATCCTCTGGTGTTCTTTGTACTTCATTCATGCCCACCGACCAACAACTTGCGGACATCTTCACAAAACCTCTTGGTTAGGAATGATTTGATTTTTTACTCGGCAGGTTGGGCATTAAGGACCTTCACACGTCAACTTGAGGGGAAGTATTAGGAAGGACTTCATTTCCCATGTACATATTAGGAAAATACTTCATTCTTTTGTATATTTTTCCTCTTTTGTCCATAATTCATTAGGGTATAATCAGATTTATTATTTATTGTATTATTCCATATTGGCGCCACTCCTCATGCATAAATTCAGGACTCCACACTCCATGAAATACAAGCAATTATTCAATATTTCAAATTGTACcttttctatttctagtttttatCATTTCGCACCCAGCTTTTACAGAGGAACTAAAAAAGTCGCCTGCCCCAAATTTCAGTGGGCCAAACACAAGATTTTGGTGTGTATTTGGATCAAAAATCTAAAAGGCACAAAATCCAAGCTGCCAAACGTCCCCTTAATCAAATCGAAAGGCGATTTTTAGAAATCCTGCATCAGGATTCTGATAAATGATCTGTACAGTGGAGACATAGTAATCAAGATTCAAGATGCAGATGAACAGAGAGAAGGACAAAAACATCGACTAAGAAACAGAAAGGatggaagaagagaaaatgaggaGAAATTGACAAAAAGGAAGGATGCATACACCGTGTAAACGAGTCCCGGCGTTGATACGTTCGATCCAGAGAGAACGCATATCCCTTTTCTTGTTACGACGGTCCCTGTAAGAGTACTGGAGCGCCTTCTCCACCCTCTCCCTTGCTATCCTTATGCAGTTCTTCGCCCTCCCTCTGAATCCCTTTGCGAGCTTAAAGATCTTGTCCttgttcatctctctctctctctctctctctctctctctctctctctatctgcccCTGCTTAAACCCCGGGAAGA contains:
- the LOC131236917 gene encoding uncharacterized protein LOC131236917: MNKDKIFKLAKGFRGRAKNCIRIARERVEKALQYSYRDRRNKKRDMRSLWIERINAGTRLHGVNYGNFMHGLMKENIQLNRKVLSELSMHEPYSFKALVDVSRTAFPGNKVPKKEGISIVV